The following proteins come from a genomic window of Lolium rigidum isolate FL_2022 chromosome 5, APGP_CSIRO_Lrig_0.1, whole genome shotgun sequence:
- the LOC124653714 gene encoding beta-galactosidase 12-like — MTAAAAVLLLAAAALLAGAASGSKWTFTKKGSVVTYDERSLLIDGRRDLFFSGAIHYPRSPPEMWPKLLKIAKEGGLNCIETYTFWNAHEPEPGKYNFEGRNDMIKFLKLIQDNNMYAVIRIGPFIQAEWNHGGLPYWLREIPHIIFRANNEPYKREMEKFVRFIVQKLKDADMFASQGGPVILAQIENEYGNIKKDHITDGDKYLEWAAQMALSTNTGVPWIMCKQTSAPGEVIPTCNGRHCGDTWTLRDKNKPRLWTENWTAQFRAFGDQLAVRSAEDIAYAVLRFFAKGGTLVNYYMYYGGTNFGRTGASYVLTGYYDEGPLDEYGMQKEPKFGHLRDLHNIIRSYQKAFLEGKQSFELLAHGYEAHNFELPEEKLCLAFISNNNTGEDGTVNFRGEKYYIPSRSVSILADCKHVVYNTKRVFVQHSERSFHTADPSTKNSVWEMYSEPIPRYKQTNLRTKEPMEQYNLTKDNSDYLWYTTSFRLEADDLPFRGDIRPVVQVKSSAHALMGFVNYAFAGSARGSKKDKGFMFEKPIDLKIGVNHLALLSSSMGMKDSGGELVELKGGIQDCRIQGLNTGTLDLQVNGWGHKVKLDGEEKEIYTEKGMGAVKWKPLENGHAVSWYKRYFDEPDGEDPVVLDMTSMSKGMIFVNGEGMGRYWTSFRTIAGVPSQALYHIPRPFLKSKNNLLVVFEEEIGKPDGILIQTVRRDDICVHISEHNPAQIKTWDTDGGQIKLIAEDHSTRGILTCPPKKKIQEVVFASFGNPDGTCGNFTAGTCHTPNAKDIVAKECIGKKSCVLPVDHRVFGADINCPTTTATLAVQVRCHNKGDSE, encoded by the exons atgaccgccgccgccgcggtgctcctgctggccgccgccgcgctcctcgcGGGCGCGGCGTCGGGGTCCAAGTGGACCTTCACTAAGAAGGGAAGCGTCGTCACCTACGACGAGCGCTCCCTGCTCATCGACGGCAGGAGGGacctcttcttctccggcgccatccACTACCCGCGGAGCCCGCCCGAGATGTGGCCCAAGCTCCTCAAGATCGCCAAGGAAGGCGGCCTCAACTGCATCGAGACCTACACCTTCTGGAACGCCCACGAGCCCGAGCCTGGCAAG TACAACTTCGAAGGCCGCAACGACATGATCAAGTTCCTCAAGCTCATCCAGGACAACAACATGTACGCCGTCATACGCATCGGGCCCTTCATCCAGGCAGAATGGAACCACGG TGGCTTGCCTTACTGGCTTAGGGAGATTCCGCACATAATATTCCGCGCCAACAACGAGCCATACAAG AGAGAAATGGAGAAGTTTGTGAGATTCATAGTGCAGAAGTTGAAGGATGCGGATATGTTTGCGTCTCAAGGAGGACCCGTCATCCTAGCCCAG ATCGAGAATGAGTATGGGAATATTAAAAAGGATCATATAACAGATGGCGACAAGTACCTCGAGTGGGCTGCTCAAATGGCTCTTAGCACCAACACTGGAGTCCCGTGGATAATGTGCAAGCAAACTTCGGCTCCTGGTGAAGTG ATTCCTACTTGCAACGGAAGGCACTGTGGGGACACATGGACACTGCGTGACAAAAATAAACCTCGCCTTTGGACTGAGAATTGGACTGCACA GTTCAGAGCATTTGGTGATCAATTAGCTGTACGTTCAGCTGAGGACATTGCATATGCTGTGTTACGTTTTTTTGCCAAAGGTGGGACATTGGTAAACTACTACATG TATTATGGTGGAACAAATTTTGGGAGGACAGGTGCTTCCTATGTTTTGACTGGATATTATGATGAAGGTCCCCTTGATGAATACG GTATGCAGAAGGAGCCCAAATTTGGGCATCTCAGGGACTTGCACAATATAATCAGGTCATACCAGAAAGCTTTCCTTGAGGGGAAACAATCATTCGAGCTATTGGCTCATGGGTATGAG GCACATAACTTCGAGTTGCCTGAGGAAAAATTGTGCTTGGCTTTCATCTCCAACAACAATACAGGGGAGGATGGAACTGTGAATTTCCGAGGTGAGAAGTACTACATACCGAGCCGctccgtctccatccttgcagacTGCAAGCATGTGGTGTACAACACAAAGAGA GTGTTTGTTCAACACAGTGAAAGGTCATTCCACACAGCAGACCCGTCGACCAAGAACAGTGTTTGGGAGATGTACTCAGAGCCGATTCCGAGGTATAAGCAAACTAATCTCAGGACAAAGGAACCCATGGAGCAGTATAACCTGACCAAGGACAATAGTGACTATTTGTGGTACACCACAAG CTTTCGCTTGGAGGCAGACGACCTGCCGTTTAGGGGTGACATCCGTCCTGTGGTTCAGGTCAAAAGCAGTGCACATGCATTGATGGGATTTGTCAATTATGCCTTCGCAG GGAGTGCTCGTGGAAGCAAGAAAGACAAGGGCTTCATGTTCGAAAAGCCCATTGATCTAAAAATAGGTGTCAACCATCTTGCACTGCTAtcatcatccatgggaatgaag GACAGTGGTGGCGAACTTGTTGAATTAAAGGGTGGCATTCAGGATTGCAGAATACAGGGTCTCAATACTGGGACATTGGATTTGCAAGTCAATGGCTGGGGCCATAAG GTCAAACTGGACGGTGAGGAGAAGGAGATTTACACGGAGAAAGGCATGGGGGCTGTTAAGTGGAAGCCTCTCGAGAATGGACATGCTGTCTCCTGGTACAAG AGATACTTTGACGAGCCAGACGGAGAGGACCCAGTTGTTCTTGACATGACTTCTATGAGCAAGGGTATGATCTTCGTGAACGGCGAAGGCATGGGTCGCTACTGGACCTCATTCAGAACTATTGCCGGAGTACCTTCCCAGGCACT GTACCATATTCCACGGCCATTCTTGAAATCTAAGAACAACCTCTTGGTTGTATTTGAGGAGGAGATTGGCAAGCCAGATGGCATCCTCATCCAGACAGTGAGGAGAGATGACATATGCGTGCACATCTCGGAACACAACCCTGCACAGATCAAGACGTGGGACACTGATGGAGGCCAGATCAAGCTCATAGCTGAAGACCACAGCACCCGGGGCATCTTGACCTGCCCCCCGAAGAAGAAGATCCAGGAGGTCGTCTTTGCCAGCTTCGGCAACCCGGATGGCACGTGCGGCAACTTCACTGCAGGCACCTGTCACACTCCCAATGCAAAGGATATCGTGGCGAAG GAATGCATCGGCAAAAAGTCGTGTGTGCTGCCAGTGGACCACAGGGTGTTCGGTGCAGACATCAACTGCCCCACGACGACAGCCACGCTGGCGGTGCAAGTGAGGTGCCACAATAAGGGTGATTCAGAATAA